A genomic window from Flexistipes sp. includes:
- the pstB gene encoding phosphate ABC transporter ATP-binding protein PstB, with product MSADVMVKVEKMSFYYGDFKALNDISLDFMKNHVTALIGPSGCGKSTFLRCLNRMNDLIPDTKIEGRILFGDVDIYDPKIDVVELRKRIGMVFQKPNPFPKSIYENVAYAPKIHGIANKGPQMDDLVEESLRKAGLWDEVKDRLTEVATNLSGGQQQRLCIARAIAMQPDILLMDEPASALDPIATQKIEDLIFELKERYTIIIVTHSMQQAARVSDYTAFFYMGDLIEVGDTQEIFTQPAKKQTEDYITGRFG from the coding sequence ATGTCCGCCGATGTAATGGTAAAAGTGGAAAAGATGAGTTTTTATTATGGTGATTTTAAAGCTCTGAATGATATAAGTCTGGATTTTATGAAAAATCATGTAACTGCACTTATAGGACCCTCAGGCTGTGGAAAAAGTACATTTTTAAGATGTTTGAACAGGATGAACGATCTGATTCCCGATACGAAAATAGAGGGAAGGATTTTGTTCGGGGATGTTGATATTTATGACCCCAAAATAGATGTGGTGGAGTTGAGAAAACGAATTGGCATGGTGTTTCAAAAACCCAATCCTTTTCCAAAAAGTATTTATGAAAATGTAGCTTATGCTCCTAAAATTCATGGTATTGCCAACAAAGGCCCTCAGATGGATGATCTCGTGGAAGAATCCCTCCGCAAAGCAGGTTTATGGGATGAAGTGAAGGACAGACTTACTGAAGTGGCAACCAATTTGTCAGGCGGACAGCAACAGAGGCTGTGTATTGCACGAGCCATAGCCATGCAGCCGGATATCCTTTTGATGGACGAGCCGGCATCAGCACTTGATCCTATTGCTACACAGAAAATTGAGGATCTGATTTTTGAGCTGAAGGAGCGTTATACGATAATAATTGTTACTCATAGCATGCAGCAGGCTGCCAGAGTCTCTGACTATACGGCATTTTTCTATATGGGTGATTTGATTGAAGTTGGAGACACACAGGAGATATTTACTCAACCGGCCAAAAAACAGACGGAAGATTATATCACGGGAAGATTCGGATAA